One window of Rhizobium leguminosarum genomic DNA carries:
- the nuoH gene encoding NADH-quinone oxidoreductase subunit NuoH produces MDSFFSTYVWPAIIMIGQSLLLLVCLLVFIAYVLLADRKIWAAVQLRRGPNVVGPFGLFQSFADLLKFVFKEPVIPAGANKVVFLLAPLVTVLLALATWAVVPLADGWVIANINVGILYIFAISSLEVYGIIMGGWASNSKYPFLGALRSAAQMVSYEVSIGFVIVTVLLCVGSLNLTDIVTAQHTGLGTMLGLPSSFLDWHWLSLFPMFIIFFISALAETNRPPFDLPEAESELVAGFMVEYGSSPYMMFMLGEYAAVCLMCSLTTILFLGGWLPPVDIWILNWVPGIIWFMLKACFVFFMFAMVKAFVPRYRYDQLMRLGWKVFLPLSLAMVVIVAFVLKLMGWA; encoded by the coding sequence ATGGATTCTTTCTTTTCGACCTATGTCTGGCCGGCGATCATCATGATCGGTCAGTCGCTGCTGCTTCTCGTCTGCCTGCTCGTCTTCATCGCCTATGTGCTGCTCGCCGACCGCAAGATCTGGGCGGCCGTGCAGCTGCGCCGCGGCCCGAATGTCGTCGGCCCCTTCGGTCTGTTCCAGTCCTTCGCCGACCTTCTGAAGTTCGTCTTCAAGGAGCCGGTCATTCCGGCCGGCGCCAACAAGGTGGTATTCCTGCTCGCCCCGCTGGTGACCGTGCTTCTGGCGCTAGCCACCTGGGCGGTGGTTCCGCTGGCCGATGGCTGGGTGATCGCCAACATCAATGTCGGCATCCTCTATATCTTCGCGATCTCCTCGCTCGAGGTCTACGGCATCATCATGGGCGGCTGGGCTTCGAACTCGAAGTATCCGTTCCTCGGCGCCCTGCGCTCGGCGGCACAGATGGTCTCTTATGAAGTCTCGATCGGCTTCGTCATCGTCACCGTGCTGCTCTGCGTCGGCTCGCTGAACCTGACCGATATCGTCACTGCGCAGCATACCGGCCTCGGCACCATGCTCGGCCTGCCATCGTCGTTCCTCGACTGGCACTGGCTGTCGCTCTTTCCGATGTTCATCATCTTCTTCATCTCAGCACTTGCCGAGACGAACCGTCCGCCCTTCGACCTTCCGGAAGCCGAATCGGAACTTGTTGCCGGCTTCATGGTCGAATACGGCTCGTCGCCATACATGATGTTCATGCTCGGCGAATATGCGGCCGTCTGCCTGATGTGCTCGCTGACGACGATCCTCTTTTTGGGCGGCTGGCTGCCTCCGGTCGACATCTGGATCCTCAACTGGGTTCCGGGCATCATCTGGTTCATGCTGAAGGCCTGCTTCGTGTTCTTCATGTTCGCGATGGTCAAGGCTTTCGTCCCGCGCTACCGCTACGACCAGCTCATGCGCCTCGGCTGGAAGGTCTTTCTGCCGCTGTCGCTCGCCATGGTCGTCATCGTTGCATTCGTG